One stretch of Candidatus Hydrogenedentota bacterium DNA includes these proteins:
- a CDS encoding O-antigen ligase family protein produces the protein MANIQPSVQAKKTDDGRVRTLIVTATVASTALLYSTQLASFLHIKLFALTFGLALLGVVSAFSRTYPARSASSVVGITLTTFFVAGFVSQLTDQQNSGPTQGDSGFVAMIGLVLPLFGLFASVPLTNERHRRTVLNAIIATATVAAVLGIGQFAGLAPFLFPAYPGSSPIYSVFGNSGLLGGYIAAAMPLLLGKYLQGRSWQPLTLAVLGVLGCALLLTGARTAWLACAIGCAVAVWKFPNVRGAGGAALILTSVATLCVLFAPAATVSRVAMTFSSVDDGANLRWWFWAGAWEMVKAHPIAGIGMGRFAVESPLALGSVLWAPGGERFMHNTLLTEHPHNDLLLLWAELGVFGVALAVFLFLKVIRCSGPEWGGLAALFVFALFNSPLHSPPHALAGVLLAVSLLSRVPPGIEKRTLLDAAGFRFIGLLVVFAPVLYWNALMLPSHALQKAQTAHIRGDSVIALYKEAARSPGILAAEIDEKYAIALLDAGDYTNARDHFAKALQNGDSGALYLGLGTAEYLLNNRLPAYVALEQAIRRWPSHVDAWRLLLRVSPDGQRGEWLAQSKRFLRAEEFSSLESESQRLAGSAGPRAILLTGLPGTELPAGRYGCGQ, from the coding sequence ATGGCAAACATTCAACCGAGCGTGCAGGCGAAGAAAACGGACGATGGACGCGTCCGGACCCTGATAGTCACAGCCACGGTCGCGTCGACGGCGTTGCTGTACTCGACGCAATTGGCCTCGTTCCTCCACATCAAGCTATTCGCCCTGACCTTTGGCCTGGCGTTGCTTGGCGTTGTCAGCGCGTTCTCGCGCACGTATCCAGCACGGAGCGCTTCGAGCGTTGTCGGCATCACCTTGACCACGTTTTTTGTGGCTGGATTCGTCAGTCAACTTACCGATCAACAGAATTCCGGGCCAACCCAGGGCGATAGCGGTTTCGTTGCGATGATTGGACTCGTGTTGCCGCTGTTCGGTCTTTTCGCATCCGTACCACTAACGAATGAGAGACACCGCCGCACGGTACTGAACGCGATAATCGCAACTGCGACCGTAGCCGCCGTTTTGGGGATTGGACAATTCGCAGGGCTCGCGCCGTTCCTCTTCCCGGCGTACCCGGGTTCATCACCCATTTACTCTGTGTTCGGCAATTCTGGACTGCTTGGTGGCTACATTGCCGCCGCGATGCCGCTTCTCCTGGGAAAGTATCTGCAGGGACGATCCTGGCAACCGTTGACGCTCGCGGTGTTAGGCGTGCTCGGTTGCGCTCTGCTGCTGACCGGTGCGCGAACTGCGTGGCTTGCGTGCGCGATTGGCTGCGCCGTCGCCGTGTGGAAATTTCCAAACGTGCGCGGGGCGGGGGGGGCGGCGCTGATCCTAACGAGTGTCGCGACTCTATGCGTCCTATTTGCACCAGCCGCGACCGTATCGCGCGTGGCGATGACGTTTTCGTCCGTCGATGATGGAGCGAACCTACGGTGGTGGTTTTGGGCGGGTGCGTGGGAAATGGTCAAAGCCCACCCGATCGCGGGAATTGGCATGGGGCGGTTTGCCGTGGAGAGTCCGCTGGCACTCGGCAGCGTACTTTGGGCGCCGGGGGGCGAGCGGTTCATGCACAACACGTTACTGACTGAGCATCCGCACAATGACCTGTTGCTGCTCTGGGCCGAGCTTGGAGTGTTTGGCGTCGCGCTGGCAGTGTTTCTGTTTCTCAAGGTGATACGGTGTAGCGGGCCGGAGTGGGGCGGTCTCGCCGCGCTGTTCGTGTTTGCATTGTTCAATTCGCCGCTTCACAGCCCACCGCATGCGCTTGCAGGCGTATTGCTTGCCGTCAGCTTGTTGTCTCGCGTACCGCCGGGCATCGAAAAACGAACGCTCCTCGACGCCGCAGGGTTTCGTTTCATTGGACTGTTGGTCGTATTTGCGCCTGTCCTGTATTGGAATGCTCTAATGCTTCCGAGTCACGCGTTACAGAAGGCCCAGACTGCGCACATTCGGGGTGATTCTGTGATCGCCCTGTACAAGGAAGCGGCACGATCGCCCGGGATTCTCGCTGCGGAAATTGACGAGAAATACGCCATTGCGTTGCTCGACGCGGGGGACTACACGAATGCGCGGGACCATTTTGCGAAGGCCTTGCAGAACGGCGACAGCGGCGCGCTGTATTTGGGTCTCGGCACTGCTGAGTACCTCTTGAACAACCGTCTACCTGCGTACGTCGCCCTTGAACAAGCGATCCGCCGTTGGCCGTCGCACGTTGACGCGTGGCGATTGTTGCTGCGCGTATCTCCGGACGGTCAGCGGGGCGAGTGGCTCGCGCAGTCAAAGCGTTTCCTGCGCGCGGAAGAGTTTTCCTCGCTCGAGTCCGAGTCCCAGCGCCTCGCAGGCAGCGCAGGCCCTCGAGCTATTCTTTTAACAGGTCTGCCTGGAACGGAACTGCCTGCAGGACGCTACGGCTGCGGACAGTGA
- a CDS encoding tetratricopeptide repeat protein gives MKTESKSDLEQLSQYVAVNPDDNGRRWSLAKKLYMAWEYNDALKHLLILKKNWNKKLNVLRYLAATYYRLGLYDEAIAELHAITLVWPNEIAVWEQLARVYEVAGRAAEAAHTWEQVVRINPAHPTAARSVQRLRSPSTDVKREDLRLRDSDSGIDLSPYRICKSCGAQNSDEFDRCWQCHAVLRDDEPAIDSMHAVRSPKSRAWLLTLVGGMATVAAATAGMYISLMVMRQVGRDVPTGFGPVYDLLARQLFAARLVCAGSLLLAWPIGLWIGFRAAGVRNVSWSRLIGPGVLLSSFTYLAMWMLAPWLPYAPLIPAVLSLIVILSFGAARIPQSIEAWIVQGAFVAAVGLGSFGAVSGLQPIVELQAIVSHSAVMRSLPDRYRIPVMSGVKEGTCSVRWLTTGSSWLDRHGRNVIIEAQSEKPDLAIALDLQIEGVSVSQPAPIPNAIVATVNTDTYYQLNVVAGENEGFTVRSRSVLQAVPFQADLLKE, from the coding sequence ATGAAAACCGAAAGCAAATCGGACCTCGAACAGTTGTCCCAATACGTTGCCGTTAACCCGGACGACAACGGGCGGCGTTGGAGCCTCGCCAAGAAACTTTACATGGCGTGGGAATACAACGACGCGCTCAAACACCTGCTCATTCTCAAAAAGAACTGGAACAAAAAACTCAACGTATTGCGCTATCTCGCCGCGACCTACTACCGGCTCGGCCTGTACGATGAAGCGATCGCGGAACTTCATGCGATTACGCTCGTGTGGCCGAATGAAATCGCGGTCTGGGAACAGCTTGCCCGCGTGTACGAGGTGGCCGGCCGCGCCGCGGAAGCCGCCCATACCTGGGAGCAGGTGGTCCGAATCAATCCCGCGCACCCCACCGCGGCGCGCTCCGTCCAGCGCCTGCGCTCGCCGTCGACGGATGTGAAACGGGAGGATTTGCGGCTTCGAGACAGCGACAGCGGAATCGATCTCAGCCCGTATCGCATCTGCAAGTCGTGCGGCGCGCAGAATAGTGACGAGTTCGACCGATGTTGGCAATGCCATGCCGTCCTGCGCGACGACGAACCGGCAATTGACAGCATGCACGCGGTGCGTAGCCCAAAAAGCCGGGCGTGGCTGCTGACGCTGGTCGGAGGAATGGCCACCGTCGCCGCAGCGACCGCGGGAATGTATATTTCCCTGATGGTGATGCGGCAAGTAGGCCGCGACGTTCCCACGGGCTTCGGTCCGGTTTACGATCTGCTTGCGCGCCAACTTTTCGCCGCGCGCCTCGTATGTGCCGGCAGTCTGTTGCTGGCGTGGCCAATCGGCCTCTGGATAGGGTTCCGCGCCGCCGGCGTGCGTAACGTTTCATGGTCCCGACTGATCGGCCCGGGCGTTCTCCTGTCCTCCTTCACCTACCTCGCGATGTGGATGCTGGCGCCGTGGCTGCCCTACGCGCCCTTAATACCTGCCGTCCTCTCGCTCATTGTCATTCTATCGTTCGGCGCCGCGCGCATTCCTCAATCCATCGAGGCGTGGATTGTGCAGGGTGCGTTCGTCGCCGCTGTCGGCCTCGGCTCGTTTGGCGCTGTCTCGGGTTTGCAGCCCATCGTCGAACTGCAGGCGATCGTGAGCCACAGCGCGGTTATGAGGTCCCTTCCCGACCGGTACAGAATTCCGGTTATGTCCGGCGTAAAGGAGGGTACGTGTTCTGTCCGCTGGCTGACGACCGGATCAAGCTGGCTGGACCGGCACGGCAGGAACGTAATCATCGAAGCCCAATCCGAAAAGCCCGATCTCGCGATCGCGCTCGACCTGCAAATCGAAGGTGTCTCAGTCAGCCAACCGGCCCCTATACCCAACGCGATCGTCGCAACCGTCAACACGGACACCTACTATCAGTTAAATGTCGTCGCCGGCGAGAATGAGGGGTTCACTGTCCGCAGCCGTAGCGTCCTGCAGGCAGTTCCGTTCCAGGCAGACCTGTTAAAAGAATAG
- a CDS encoding GAF domain-containing protein, whose translation MTQHTLDTAAWLHEIAPDDLRRTVDVLYRVHRLVVLVTDLPTLLLSIMEESKQVAQAEACALMLYDAITEDLYFEVALGESGDQSALKREVRLKLGQGIAGSAALTRQSVSVADARTDDRFFKQADETSGFETRSLLAVPLVDRDALIGVLEVVNKVGGGPFTNADLHVMEMFGSLVATSIANARLIEQNLRAERLAAIGQAVAGLSHYTKNIITGLSGSVDLIDQGLSQNNSEFILRSWPIFKRSTQKISDFVEDMLSFSKPRKPLIEPFDVRTVVKDVSDTVSGTVAKKEIGLHIDCARAAPTVRADQRGLYRVLLNLVSNAADAVPRTNGVIRLHAETADSGALIIEVADNGPGVPDEIARQIFDPFFSTKGSRGTGLGLAVTQKIVVEHGGQITVSRAPDGGALFRVVIPQEVDGQE comes from the coding sequence GTGACACAGCACACTCTCGACACGGCCGCCTGGCTGCACGAAATCGCGCCCGACGACCTGCGACGCACGGTCGACGTGCTGTACCGCGTCCACCGCCTCGTAGTCCTCGTCACCGACCTCCCGACTCTCCTCCTCTCCATCATGGAAGAAAGCAAACAGGTCGCACAGGCTGAAGCGTGTGCGCTCATGCTGTACGACGCGATCACCGAGGACCTCTACTTCGAGGTGGCCTTGGGAGAATCGGGAGACCAAAGCGCCCTGAAGCGCGAAGTGCGACTCAAGCTGGGCCAGGGCATTGCGGGCAGCGCGGCACTCACCCGCCAGTCCGTTAGCGTGGCAGACGCGCGCACGGACGACCGCTTCTTCAAACAGGCCGACGAGACAAGCGGCTTTGAAACACGTTCGCTTCTGGCTGTACCACTCGTGGACCGTGACGCCCTGATCGGCGTACTCGAGGTCGTGAATAAAGTCGGCGGCGGACCGTTCACCAACGCTGACCTGCACGTAATGGAGATGTTCGGGAGTCTGGTCGCTACGTCAATCGCGAATGCGCGGCTGATCGAACAGAACTTACGCGCGGAACGCCTGGCCGCAATCGGCCAGGCCGTCGCCGGTCTTTCGCACTATACCAAGAACATCATCACCGGCCTCAGCGGGAGCGTCGATCTTATCGATCAGGGATTGAGCCAGAACAACTCGGAATTCATCCTGCGAAGTTGGCCAATTTTCAAGCGAAGCACGCAAAAGATTTCCGACTTCGTCGAGGACATGCTGTCGTTCTCGAAGCCGCGAAAACCGCTCATCGAACCCTTCGACGTTCGCACCGTCGTGAAAGACGTGAGCGACACCGTCTCCGGCACAGTGGCAAAGAAGGAAATCGGGCTGCACATCGATTGTGCCCGTGCGGCGCCCACGGTGCGCGCCGATCAACGCGGCCTATACCGTGTCTTGTTGAATCTCGTGTCGAACGCGGCGGACGCCGTGCCGCGAACGAACGGTGTGATTCGCCTCCACGCGGAAACCGCGGATTCGGGCGCGCTGATCATTGAAGTCGCGGACAACGGCCCCGGCGTACCCGACGAAATCGCGCGGCAGATTTTCGATCCCTTCTTCTCCACCAAGGGGTCGCGTGGCACCGGGCTGGGGCTTGCGGTAACCCAGAAGATCGTGGTCGAGCACGGCGGCCAAATCACCGTATCGCGCGCGCCGGACGGCGGCGCGCTGTTCCGCGTCGTAATACCGCAAGAAGTGGATGGGCAGGAGTGA
- a CDS encoding M28 family peptidase, which produces MSSDKKIGRGPMRFIAIAGIGAFALLLLVAFGIKRVAYKDENQRASAATGTGTFQGERAYDTLKRIVAIGPRPPGSPEAETVRQLIRTEVEAAGLEFRTFPFDADTPLGKRAMVNLVAVVKGNRDGVIALSNHYDTKYFEDIRFVGANDGGSTTAWMIEMARALGPTRDGRTIWLVWFDGEEALKEWSSADSLYGSRDMVRRLRRTKELAHLKVLINLDMIGDCYLGVFRDAGAPSWLQNAVWKTAAEHGHERHFLADPRVIEDDHMPFRLAGVPCMNLIDYEYGGSPLEHGANWHTERDTIDRVCPASLQAVGDVIYHALPAIESFLDAQARLD; this is translated from the coding sequence ATGTCGTCTGACAAAAAAATTGGCCGTGGCCCCATGCGTTTCATCGCCATCGCTGGTATTGGCGCGTTCGCGCTCTTGCTGCTCGTTGCGTTCGGCATAAAACGCGTCGCATACAAGGACGAGAACCAACGCGCCTCCGCGGCAACCGGCACGGGCACCTTTCAGGGCGAGCGAGCATACGATACGCTGAAACGGATCGTGGCCATCGGGCCGCGCCCTCCCGGTTCTCCCGAGGCCGAAACCGTACGTCAATTGATCCGGACTGAGGTTGAAGCTGCCGGTCTTGAGTTCAGGACCTTCCCATTCGACGCTGACACTCCCTTGGGTAAACGGGCGATGGTGAACCTCGTAGCCGTCGTGAAAGGCAATAGGGACGGCGTCATCGCCCTGAGCAATCATTACGATACCAAGTATTTTGAAGATATTCGCTTTGTCGGCGCGAACGACGGCGGCTCGACCACCGCCTGGATGATTGAGATGGCGCGCGCACTAGGCCCCACGCGCGACGGCCGCACAATCTGGCTGGTTTGGTTCGACGGCGAAGAAGCGCTGAAAGAATGGTCCAGTGCCGACAGCCTCTACGGCAGCCGCGATATGGTTCGGCGGCTACGGCGCACGAAGGAACTGGCCCACCTGAAAGTCCTCATCAACCTCGATATGATCGGCGATTGTTATCTGGGAGTCTTCCGCGACGCGGGCGCCCCATCGTGGCTGCAAAACGCAGTGTGGAAAACGGCGGCGGAACACGGCCACGAGCGCCACTTTCTCGCCGATCCACGCGTGATTGAAGACGACCATATGCCGTTTCGACTCGCCGGCGTGCCCTGCATGAATCTAATCGACTACGAGTACGGCGGCTCGCCGCTCGAGCACGGCGCGAATTGGCATACCGAGCGCGATACAATCGATCGCGTTTGCCCCGCAAGTTTGCAGGCTGTCGGAGACGTGATCTACCATGCATTGCCTGCGATAGAGTCGTTTCTGGACGCGCAGGCGCGCCTGGATTAA
- a CDS encoding gamma-glutamyl-gamma-aminobutyrate hydrolase family protein has translation MKPLIGVTSELVVNTNDGRPWNSSRLLTSYGDAITAAGALPVILPLASAAICESMLERIDGIILSGGDDIPPEVLGEPPHPKVSPLPMPRWESELLWLTTALEVDKPLLGICLGMQIMNVASGGRMIQDIPDQRPGSLVHGTPSRLHRHQVNFVAGTRLAEVAPAMTLEITSSHHQAIRDVPANYNLAATSPDGLIEAIERPDKNFVIGVQWHPERDPLQPDWLLSAFVRHCGSRLEHSGGLGVRTDVV, from the coding sequence ATGAAACCTTTGATCGGCGTGACAAGCGAACTCGTCGTAAACACGAATGACGGTCGCCCCTGGAACAGCAGTAGACTCTTGACAAGCTACGGCGACGCCATCACTGCCGCCGGTGCCCTACCTGTGATTCTACCGCTGGCGTCGGCCGCGATCTGCGAGTCCATGCTCGAGCGGATCGATGGCATCATCCTGTCCGGTGGCGACGATATTCCCCCCGAAGTCTTGGGCGAGCCCCCGCACCCCAAAGTCTCGCCGCTCCCCATGCCGCGTTGGGAGAGCGAACTACTTTGGTTAACAACGGCCTTGGAAGTAGATAAGCCCCTGCTCGGTATCTGCCTCGGCATGCAGATTATGAACGTCGCATCCGGAGGAAGAATGATTCAGGACATACCCGATCAACGGCCCGGATCACTCGTTCACGGCACCCCCAGCCGGCTCCACCGGCATCAGGTCAACTTCGTGGCGGGTACACGGCTGGCCGAGGTCGCTCCGGCAATGACGCTCGAAATTACGTCCTCACACCACCAGGCAATCCGGGATGTTCCCGCCAACTATAACCTCGCGGCGACGAGCCCAGATGGTCTGATCGAAGCAATCGAGCGTCCGGACAAGAATTTCGTCATTGGTGTCCAGTGGCACCCCGAACGCGATCCACTACAACCCGATTGGCTCTTGTCCGCGTTCGTGCGGCATTGCGGAAGCAGACTCGAACATAGCGGCGGCCTTGGCGTAAGGACTGATGTCGTCTGA
- a CDS encoding efflux RND transporter periplasmic adaptor subunit codes for MATWSRIIGLAAVIGVLVGCTGAAPTPNKNEALAKRAEQKPAPIPVEAQLPTRGSLSEFFETTTRVEADRSVQVTSEGVGKCLRILVDEGDSVSKGDVLAELDTSELNTQLASARTQLAKAKADYNRARESVKEGLVAPLEFENAKYALEQQQASVDQLNVQLGNMTVRAPLSGIVTQKMAQVGQIISSGSPCFEIIDPQSYVLNINVPEKGYLSRIEVGQAAAVKLDSLDEEVTAKVRRINPAVDPTSGTVKVTLGVEKSALSKLRNHAFARVNVVLATHENALLVPKNAVVEENTRKYIYVVELPAVEDAETAADEATKADETILIASRREVMTGLEDSTNVEILEGIADSDRVVTVGQQTLKSGAEVKLTSVQGELLANARLSAEEALQAAKDEHAEDKSESPAP; via the coding sequence ATGGCAACGTGGTCTCGAATCATCGGGCTGGCGGCGGTGATAGGCGTGTTGGTGGGCTGCACCGGCGCTGCGCCGACGCCAAATAAGAACGAGGCCCTGGCCAAGCGTGCGGAACAAAAGCCGGCGCCGATTCCCGTCGAGGCGCAACTGCCCACGCGCGGCTCGCTCTCCGAGTTTTTCGAAACGACCACCCGTGTCGAAGCCGATCGCAGTGTCCAGGTGACCTCCGAGGGCGTCGGGAAGTGCTTGCGAATACTTGTCGATGAAGGCGATTCCGTCAGCAAGGGCGACGTGCTTGCCGAACTGGATACATCGGAGCTCAACACACAACTTGCATCCGCGAGGACCCAGCTCGCGAAGGCCAAGGCCGATTATAACCGCGCCCGGGAGAGTGTGAAGGAGGGTCTGGTTGCGCCGCTCGAGTTCGAGAACGCCAAGTACGCGCTCGAACAGCAGCAGGCGAGCGTGGATCAGCTCAACGTCCAGTTGGGCAATATGACAGTGCGCGCGCCATTGTCGGGAATCGTAACGCAGAAGATGGCGCAAGTCGGCCAAATCATATCGTCCGGTTCGCCGTGCTTCGAGATCATCGACCCGCAATCGTATGTTCTGAACATAAACGTGCCGGAAAAGGGCTATCTGTCGCGCATCGAGGTGGGTCAGGCGGCCGCGGTGAAGCTCGATTCGCTGGATGAAGAGGTCACGGCGAAGGTGAGGAGAATCAACCCGGCCGTGGACCCGACGAGCGGCACGGTCAAGGTCACGCTCGGCGTGGAGAAATCGGCGCTGTCCAAATTGCGCAATCACGCATTTGCGCGGGTGAACGTTGTTCTCGCCACGCATGAGAATGCGCTGCTGGTGCCGAAGAATGCCGTGGTGGAGGAGAACACCCGGAAGTATATTTACGTGGTGGAACTGCCGGCGGTAGAGGATGCCGAGACCGCTGCCGACGAGGCAACGAAGGCAGATGAAACGATTCTGATCGCGTCGCGCCGCGAAGTCATGACGGGGCTCGAGGACAGCACGAACGTCGAAATCCTTGAAGGCATAGCTGACAGCGATCGCGTCGTTACGGTTGGTCAGCAGACGCTGAAGTCCGGCGCGGAGGTGAAGCTTACTTCGGTGCAGGGCGAGTTGCTTGCCAATGCCCGCCTGAGCGCCGAGGAGGCGCTCCAGGCCGCGAAGGACGAGCACGCAGAAGACAAGTCCGAATCGCCGGCTCCATAA